In the Longimicrobiaceae bacterium genome, TCGCGTTCAGGTCGGCCGCCTTGAACTTGACCGGCAGCGCCTTCTCCAGCTTCCACGCCAGCAGCCGGTCGCCCTGGTGGTCCAGCATGGTGATGGTCGCCGCCAGGCGGAACGCGTACTTGCCGCCGGCCACCAGGTCCCACCAGTTCCACAGGTCGCGCGTGGTCGTCATCCCCCGCTTGAGCACCACGGTGGCGAAGGTGACGGGGCCGGCGCGCTGGTTCACCGAGTAGTTCTTGCCGCCCTCCTTGATGGCCTTGGGCTCCATCGTCGCCTCCAACCCCGTGACCTCGCTGAAGGCGCCCGAGCACAGCGCCACCGGCGTCCCCGCGTCGTCGCTGCCGAAACGGTCCTCCGCGAAGTCCACGCGGAAGCGGAAGACGTGGGCGGGGAAGAGGTCGTTCTCGGTCATCAGGCGGCCTCGTCCTCGGCCTGGGCCGCGGCGGGGGCGAGGGCGACCGAGCCGCCCTCCTCCATCGCCAGCACCACGCGGATGCGCTCCACCGGCGCGGAAGGCTGGAAGGCCACCGTGGCGATCACGCGCCCGTTGTCCAAATCGTTCTGGCTCATGGTGCTGCGGTCGCAGCGGACCTGGAACGCGTCGGCCGGCGAGGCTCCCCGGAGGGCGCCGGAGCGGAGGAGGCCCATCATCAGCCCCTCCAGCCGGTCCTCGAGCTGCGCCCACACCGCGGGCCCGGAGCTCTCGAACACCGTCGCCTCCCCCTGCCGCCGCGCCGCCTTCACGATGGCCGAGACGAGACGGTTGATGCTGGCCGGCCGGTAGCTCTCGTCCAGCGCGGTGGTCACGTCGCTGAACAGCTGGAAGCCGCCCGGCGCGTATCCGAAGATGGTCACCCGGTCCGCCAGCGACGCCGCCTCCTCGTGCGAGCCGCGGACGAGCGGCTGCGGCCGGTCGACCTGGCCGCGGCCCAGGCGCGGATAGAGGTCCCACACGTCGCCCAGGTCCTGCCCGCCCGCGCTGCGGTACGAGCCGCGGGTGAGCGCGTTGCGGGCGAGCACCCCGGCCAGCGCCCCTTCGGGCGGCTCCACCCCGTCCGGCAGGCGGCCGGAGATGGGGGTCCGCACCCACGGATAGGCCAGCTGCACGAAGGCGCTGGAGATGCCGCGCCCGCCGTCGCCCAGCCCCTCGCGCAGCCAGCGCCGCGCGAGCAGGTAGCGCAGCAGGTCGTCGCCCGCCGCGAAGCGCTCGCCCGCCTGCACCGCCACCGTGTCGGGCCGCGGGATGGGGACGGACGCCACGAGCTGCACCTCGCGCGCTCTGGCGGCCACGATCGTCCCCGCCGCCCGAACGGCGCGCGCCCAGTCGCGGAAGGCCGCGTCGTCGCACCGCGGCGCGCGGAAGCGGTGCATCACCTTGTCCGGGTCGTCCGCCGGCGGGGCGTCGTTCGCGGAGCAGTCCACGAACACCTCCTCCGGCTCCGGCGGCAGCTCCACCGCGGCGGGCGGCGCGGGGTTGGGCCGCACCGCGTCCACCAGGTCCGGCAGGCAGAGGAACGAGACGTCCGGCAGGCCGAACAGGTGCCCCATCCCCCGCCACGACCCGCGGTCC is a window encoding:
- a CDS encoding phage tail protein translates to MTENDLFPAHVFRFRVDFAEDRFGSDDAGTPVALCSGAFSEVTGLEATMEPKAIKEGGKNYSVNQRAGPVTFATVVLKRGMTTTRDLWNWWDLVAGGKYAFRLAATITMLDHQGDRLLAWKLEKALPVKFKAADLNAKGTEVGIEELHLAHEGLRLVKRAGKDAP